GCTCTCAGGTTTCTAGAAGAGACTCCACAAATCACATCAGTGTGATAGGTTGTAGGCCAGAAAGTTCTCTGGAGAAATGTCAGACTTTATAAAGGCAATGCCAACTAGTGGGCCTATAAATTCTTTCCATTAAAACAGTAACACATTACTTCTACCTCAAGCATATAAACCATATAAATCAAGATAATGATTTTTAATTACTGAAGATGTTAAAAATTATTCTTCGTAATAATTCCTCATGATTGAAGAAAACTTTGCTCATAGACTGAGCTACTTGGCCTGTGTAAGCTGGAAAGTACAGTTATGTAACACAAGTCAAAGTGAGGGCCTTATGTGGACATGCATCTcataaatgttaaaagaaaaattaaggaagCAAACAAGGCAGAATAGACATCTGGGAAATGGACTCCTATATGCTTATTGTTCTCTGAAGAGTAGTCAGGTCAGCTCCCTATTAGGAAAAAGGAAAGTGTAGAGGTAGGATCAGGTCTTCATCCTTGGCTAGATGGCCAGTTTGGGTTACTCGGAACCCTATACTTTGTTACCTCCTTTCAACctagctaggctggcctcagaccatCCGGCCACTGAGacggagccacctgctgtgctgcttctcatccctctcctttgttgtgccactacctgcctgaggccgaaCCTGCCCGAGGCCGAACCGGTTCTCCGAGATTTTCCGGAGTTAGCAAGGAACTGTGATCGAACTGTGATCTTCGCTAGTTCCTACTAAAAGGTTGATCTGactacttcaaaggaactttgggtgactgggaatgggcctcccctcttctttataaagcgtgttcCCGGACATTAaagttgaaccttgatcagactattTGTTTTGGTTCCATTCTTTCTCTCgtcgcctagattccctcttttcttccagattccaagatgccttccaggctcgaacccggacatgtgagccactggccggCCTCAACAATACTTAAAAGCCAAAATCAGACATTTTAAATACAGAGGCTTCATTGGTCTGATACTCACACGGAAAGACTGTTAAGGCTGGTAACAAAGGCAGGGACATAGTCATTTCCAAATAGGAATAGAGCCAAAGGCTCCTTGACTCTCAGGTAACTTAACTATGCAGCCTTAACAGTCTCCTGAGATGTGTCCAGACTCTGTCACTTCTATCAACTATTCCTATCATTTGTATTACTTTCTTGGACAGACTTAAAAGACTGCTGTCTTCCATTTCCTGCCAAAGCCCTTGTACTAGAGCTACTTAGGAAGACAGGCACGTTCAAGCCCCAGATCTGTTCAGTTATTGTAATTTCTGAGATTGCCATGAAATCCAATTCATTAGCTTTCAAGAGACAATCCAATATTGTTCtgataaaaatcatatatatgacATTTACACACATTTAACAAAAtctgatatatgtgggtgtgtcTTGCCTGCAGGTTTGCCATCACAATGCTTATGGAGACCTGAACAGGGCTTGAATCctctggagctgtagttacagatggttgggagttTCCCTTTGGGTGCTGGAAAATGAGTatgagtcctctagaagagcagtcattgctgcTTATCTCTTTAGCTCCATATTCATTTGATTAAACAACTATTATCTAATCTAAAGTAGATGAGTTACATGGGCTGGCCCAAAACCAAAATGACttagtcatttaaaaaatgatagaCAATTAAAAATATTGACAAGAACAACTGTTTTTgtgtgttactttttttttttcttgctgtgaacaaacactttAAACAAACGCCTTTAGGAAAAACGTATCATATGGCTTAAGAGAcagtcatcatggtggggaaggaaCAGCATATGTGAGGTAGCTGGTTCACTACCTAGTGAGGAAACAGAGACAAACACTGGTTCTTggcttgttttctctttatttaatcTGGGACTTGAGCCCAGGTGATGGTGCCAACCACATCTGGATATGCATCCTTTCTTCAGTTAAACTTTTTGAGAAACTCCCTTCCAGACATATTAAAGGTGTATTTACTAGGTAATTCAAAGTTGACAATGAGCCCTCAGTGTCCTTTTCCTAGGTTTCAAGTTCTCATGTTCAGAAGACCCCTCAGGAATATACAGGGGTTGAGAGTCCATCAAAAACTATGTTGCAGGCACCAAGAAGATAAAAGTTAATGTAATTTGAACAAATGTGCCATAGATCTGGTGAAGTTATATGCAAGTTGCCTTCTGCCCTGTCAAAACTTGTATTCTATTTATATTTACACTCTGTGTTACTATCCATactatgagggtttttttttttgttttgatttgtttttttcatttgtttgtttggttgcttgtttttgttttttctgttttaagaaaGCCTGAGCCACATGATATTCTGGTCCCATATGACAATCATTCCTCACTGTTAGAATTCCTTGTCCTTTTTCCTTTGTCATGGCTTGTAGAAAATGAGGGCCGTGGGGATAGTGCTGGACATTTCCTGGAACTTATGAGTAATGCCTAATCCAGCAAGAGAGAAAGGTGAACACTTCAGAGGGCAGTTTTAATCTTTTGGACCAAGAAACAGTTTTGTGCATGTCTAAATGGAGACACTGTCTGGCCATAACAGTAAGGGTCACATGGGTTGACCAGGGTGAGGTAGGACTGTCCACAGGGTTATGAATGTGGTGGGGGAGGCAGTGTAAAACATTCAAGGATTAAACATCTCCCAACTGCTTTTCTCAGAATGGCCTacatcttcaaaaacaaaacatctaaACATTCCACTACTTTTTTTAAACTTACAAAGATGTTAAGACACGAATTTTTTAGTGTTTCTTGTTTAGAATTAAAGAAACTGGAGATGCAGAGAAGACAGCTAAACTGCACCAGTATGTTAAAGATGAAAATTTGGAGTTAGCTTATAAAAATACAAGTCAATGTGCTAAACTGAACAAAGACCCAGGGTACGggatatttaaaaatacttttctctTGGATCAGCACCAAAAAATATCCTTAGTTTCTGTATTACCTGTGTCCTGCAAAATTATTTCTGATAAAAACCACACACTGCAGAAATCTCCACAGATGTACCCAAATACCTCTCAAATACATGTGACATCAAGGTCGGGCAGCTTACTTGGAAGAAAGCTGTGATGCGCACAACAGAACTTCTGTAGTGAGACATCTTTTCTCTGTACATGGGAATATTTTACATCTCACACATGGGAGGCACTGGTACTTTGAAACTTAAAATTACTAGAGTCATTAAGACGGAGGTGAAGAGTTTGTACAGCCTTCCGCAATTTCAAAGAGGTAGTGATAGATGCTTGTCCTCCTGGCGATATCAGAAGCAGTTTCTTGTGAGTTGTTCTTCAGCTCTGGTTTGATGTAACGATTCATCAGGAGGAGTTCCAGAGTGTCTCTGCTGTCTCTGTTCCCAGCAGCAAGGTGCAAAGGGGTCAAAAGGCCTTTCGTTTGGGCGTTGATGTCTGCATCATGCTGAAGTAAGAAAGAGGCCACCTTGGTATTATTCCACTTACAAGCACTATGCAGTGGTGTCCAGCCATCCACAGTCACTGCATGAACATCTGCCCCCTTAGCCACCAGCTCACGAACAACATCTATATGCCCACTGTAGGCTGCTCGGTGAAGAGGGGTATACTCATCTTCATCCCTAGTGTTCACTTCAGCGGCCTTCTCAGAGAGTAGTCTCTGCACTGTAGCAAGCTATTGGAAAAAAGAGAACTTTAAACGTTCAACTTGAAAAAGACAATGAACAAAGATAATTACACCATCCAGTGGCTTTAGACTTTAAGATTCCCTTTTAGGGGAGGAGGGTAACTGATTAATAGTGAGCAAGTTAAAGCTCATTACACTCAGGAGCAACGCGGGAATCTGATTCTCTGATTATCACCCTAAGCTATCACATTATCCTACTCTAATAAATGCCTACTGTCCCATACCTGGGCCCTAGATGAACAAAGGGCTTATCTATATAGTTTATATGTCATCTCTAAAGCAAGCCTAATTTTCCTGTATCAGATTGTATCAATAGACATGGTATAtgaaccagaaaataaaaaatgaaactacTTTTAACAGCAGAATAAAGCGATGTTGAAGCCAGCTAGAGACTAAGGAGCACATCTTCTTCTCATGTTGCTGTGCACCATGTCTGGGCTGGTCTATGGACCAGACAGAGGACACTGTGCTCTGGGATTGAAAAGCTATCATACACTGCAAAACACTTCTGGTTTTGACTTACTAACATGGATATGGGAGAACTTAGTAAAGTTAAGTACAAATGGTCAAGTGGGAAGAACTGAGTCTGAGAGTGTTTTGGATGACATTTGCCTCCTCGCAAGACTGTGGGGAGTAAACAAGTGCAGTAAGACACTTGGTGGAGTTGCAGCTAAGTTAGTCTCCATCTTACTTGTTCTCAGTAATGCTGACGTGTAGAAGGATCCTAGTAATTTAATTAGAGGACTGTTTATAATTACCCCCAAACATCTAGAGCCAGCTTATAACATAATGTGCACTTTCATATACACTACTTCATGTGGCACTcctataaatgagaaaaatattaagctaccatttttaaagacaagaaaTTAAAGGGTCAAAAATGTTGGAATGTGCCAAAAGGTAAAGATAAGATGTTTAGGAGTAGGTCTTTGGGCTCCAAACCAAATGCTTTTCCAACTATgtaatggtttcttttttttacccGATTTTTTTCAGCAGCCCAAAGAAGCAATTTGCTTGGatctttttccatctttttttcttgCAATTGGTACCACTCTTCGTTTTTTTCCTCTTGCTCTTCATCTTCATCAGAATTGCCTACCCAGAGACTCTGAGTACCAGTGGGAATCAGGTGTCCATGAGTTTTCAACAATTCAAGCTGGTTAAACTGTTCAGAAAAGTCCACAGAGTTTTCCAGGTCTGGTTTTTCatcatcctttttttctttttccatttttactactcttttaaataaaaagcatttcAAGTACTAGGGCGCAATCTTTAAGGAGATGAATTATGTCTGCATTGTTTGATTCTTTCTAAcctgaaaacacaaacacaacagTTGTTAGCACAGCAGTAACTAGATATTATTAACAGCACGGATACAACCTTACAAACAAGCCAGATAAATTCTATGTCATAAGGCTTTGGTGTTTTCTCATATCCATTAAGTTTACTAAATATAAGATTTCAGAGATTTCTGCTATCTATGATCATTTATAGTCTTtaccttttagaaatgctttcttctacTAAGTAAATGGCTACAACTATCTTAATTTTAATCTATTAATTTAGGTATGTTAAAACTGATGGAGTCCTGACAGTGAGTACACAGGAGGACCATAGTTCACCCAGTCCTAAAAGATTAGTCTTCTGATAAACTGCCATATTAATTTATACACTGACATCAACTTCAAGAGTTACCTAGCACATAAGCCttaaagaaaatgagaagttactttgaaaaccatCAATCTTTTAACCATATTTGTTGAATTTGGCagttttttgttgctattgttagTGTTACCACTTCTTTCTGTTGACCCAATTAGAATCTAATGTTTATTATTTCAGGTGCTATGTCTTATATTGTTTTGCTATTAAGCTTTTAAGGATAGGCCATCTTTAACACAGATTATTATGCCATTTGTATGTAACCTGCATTAAGAACTATTTGTATCATTAAACTTAAGACCTATCATTTAATCTTGCTCTGAATGGCCTCTAAGAGGAACTTAGTTATACACACTCCTCATAGATTTGTTCTACTTAATTTCAAGTTTAATATTCCATTGTCCAATTAAGCTTCATCACTAGTGACAAGAGTATCAGAATCATGACCAATGACTTCTTAGGGCCTATAAACTCCATTAAGGGATTTGTTAAGGTTTTGGCAgcattgtgtttttcttttttcttttttaaaagaactatCAGAACtattttcttaacattttcaatatttcctTTCACTtcaaactcattttttaaaaagctactaTACACCAATTCATTAAGCGCTTAACAGATGTCACTAACCAAAATATGGCACAGATCGCAGCCCCCCTTCCCACACCTGAAAACTCCTTCATATTAATTCTTAACTTATTGTCTTGGTATGCTTAATTAAAAAATCAAACCCAAATGTATCTCGACTCTGGGTATAAAGCTCGATGCATACTATTATGGAGGAATAGGATGCATTTCCTAATTTAAAGGGAACCCTCCATTTTGAGAGAGATAGCAACTGTTCCAGTTCTCATCTCATTGGGTGGAGCCCCCCATTTCAGAGGCCTGCGCTCGGGTACTGACAGATCACTGTCGCTGCGGTACACGGGCCCTTCTGAGGTCCTGAGGGGGTCTGCTCTAACTCAAGGCTCCAAATCATTTCTACTGCACTTTCTTCAAGGTTCTCTGAAAACACAAAACCGAGGCTTCTGGGGCGATCGTCAGGGGAAGCAGGGAAGAAAGGTCTTTGGTCTAGCAGGCGAGGCCTTCCGAATCGCAAAGCGAAGACTCTGCCACGATGCTACCTGCGAGGTGGCCGGCCGCCCACAGCCGCCCGCCCCACCGCTCCGGACACGCGCCTCACCTTTCACAGAGAGAACCTCACCGAGAACTTCCTTTCCGGGTTCGCCCCTTCGCTGCTCAGGATTGGCTCCTGTGAGGTGACGGAGCCATTCTGTAGCCAATGAGAATCTAGACATTCTGTGATGTCACGTCATCAATGGATCTCGCGAGAAGTACGGATGCCGCTCTCCCGCGCCTAATTCAGGTTTCTGGGAGCGGTTTTCTTGTGGTTCTGGAGACTCCCGCCCCCTTTTCCTGAGGTAGAGATGGCTTGTGGCCTCCCTGGTCGACTCTGACAAGTCCATGTTGGGTAACTTAGGCTTTGCTACGGTCTTGTAGCGTGCGGGTCCGGGGCGAACGGAAGCCCCGAGTGCGTGGGGCCGTTAGGGAAGACGGGCCGGGTGGGCATGGAGGGATGCGGGCTCTGCGTTCCGCCTCGGAGTCCGCCTCGGAGTCCCGCGGGTGGGAGGTCTCCTGTAGTGGCAGCGCCGCCTTCGCCGAGCTGGGGATGCGAGGTGTTCCACTTAGACCATGTGTTGGTTATTTATTCTGTCTTTAAATGTGGGCTGCCCCATAAAACCCATGTTAGTGTTAAGAGTATGGGGTGGCCTCTGATTCAAAGTCCTGCGCGGAGCAGCTTAAATTATGCACGTAGAAAGTTACGTTTCATTTTTCCTGTCCAGGGGTTTACTACACACCAATCTCATGAAGAAGATAGTAGAGAAATAGTAGTGATAGTGCAATTAGGACTTCACTTCAGGATGTGGCTTTCTGTTCTTAGGTCATGAAACAATTATAGTAAGTGTTGAAGACGTACATAGGACTTTCTCAAAATCACTAGCGCTTGTTCAAAAAGTCTACCCTGCAACTGAGCTCATGTTAGTGAAATATGTGCAACCTTTATAATATGTGcattttggtatttatttttagagtttGGATTCGAGTGGTTTTTCTGACATACCTGAACACTTGGAGAGGAACCTGGTACAGAGGAACTCTACTATAAAAATGAGCCCCACAGATCCACTGTAAGCCTGACATATTAATTGTGATGACCTTACgagaaaagtgatattttaatataaacagcAACAGAATTTAATAATGGATA
This portion of the Mus musculus strain C57BL/6J chromosome 9, GRCm38.p6 C57BL/6J genome encodes:
- the Ankrd49 gene encoding ankyrin repeat domain-containing protein 49 isoform X1, whose protein sequence is MEKEKKDDEKPDLENSVDFSEQFNQLELLKTHGHLIPTGTQSLWVGNSDEDEEQEEKNEEWYQLQEKKMEKDPSKLLLWAAEKNRLATVQRLLSEKAAEVNTRDEDEYTPLHRAAYSGHIDVVRELVAKGADVHAVTVDGWTPLHSACKWNNTKVASFLLQHDADINAQTKGLLTPLHLAAGNRDSRDTLELLLMNRYIKPELKNNSQETASDIARRTSIYHYLFEIAEGCTNSSPPS